One Corythoichthys intestinalis isolate RoL2023-P3 chromosome 9, ASM3026506v1, whole genome shotgun sequence DNA window includes the following coding sequences:
- the LOC130922088 gene encoding immunoglobulin-like and fibronectin type III domain-containing protein 1 — protein MFKIRRMKDVEPTAIGQVNIKKRSKVPGVMITQFVEEVPAGMSTPDFTRKPIALTIQEGKLAIFKAIVIGKPAPTVSWTRNDGEIDPENYKMVYDAHSGEHTIQIPDVAVEHTDIYKCFARNEYGQAVVTAVLNVIEVGYKKSRALQQSRTAIREIPENFKKVLKSTAGAGPKPDVKRVIDDKFWDLLLSADKKDYENICSEYGVTDFRWMLKKLNEKKLEREEEQEKVVERLCNLRHIELNGTGAEFELEMSLKDPTSKIFLYKDGVMVPFDDDVEVKHALKQVGKKFVFSINGINPEDAGLYQVEIDGVKIFSTELKTDNDPNLVGKKKARKTTRAGGGGADLLKIAEDQQAKLQKEKDELLARAKAEAEAKAKLEMEANIEAEAESKTREEVKAKTEDKTKARGETIVQYNTNVTTKPEKETNLEDNAMNEIKEKGETKVKAKGETRVKTKGEDTTTEKAKTEVTTKAEDTTTAKGKTEVTAKADDATKAKGETEVPAKAEDKTKAEGDSITKVKAVDEVKAKPESKSKPKEKVKAKKVTVEKKAQIKDDAKTKAIEEPAMSEKKQQVEEKEEKIEIENEEYEEDETEEEEEEAELEEEEAKPKANKSQAKKAEATADAKITDDTEEEETILEKKKRVRKGPLVPDTVIDTGVFFTSGLSDINAILGTEAELVCKLSSEDCKGIWFKDGKEMKSTDDVSIVEDGSYRKLLFKNCKEEDSGKYRFEADGRKTEAMVIVEDPPRMNKDDLSEFLKPAIVKTGKDVAFRMSFVGREPMKIQWYNEGEELVEDTRTRIEKSSTHTRLQLLKCNRKTSGEIKIKIKNEFGTKEAATQLVVLDKPTPPLGPVDIIESSAQCIEFKWRPPKDNGGSLITDYILERQQIGRNSWKKLGKTGPEAKFRDSDVDHGRKYCYHISAKNDQGISDMMETDDIQAGTKAYPGPPTGLKVVSAFKDCINLTWSAPSNTGGTNILGYNVEKRKNGSNLWGLVNVPDELVKGKNYAAKDVVEGIEYEFRVTAINISGAGEPSAPSELVFARDPKKPPGKVKDLKVTDSTYSTLSLSWTKPKEEEGVQDEAKGYFVEIRPAEDTEWGRCNSSAIITNSFTIMGLKSMAMYWVRVLATNEGGDGEPQELDNYITAMPPPVKPHFTDRKIKNFVVTRAGNCTRINFNFQASPLPTITWLKDGMPLPKHVTVSNTDTSSQLMIASSEHQDTGIYTLILRNIVGQEACTIEIRVTDDPRPPGPVELEENVSATVTISWTASPDEKKDDRLHYMITKRDSVKRTWQTVADHLFNNKFTVINILPGRQYKFRVYAKNDMGTSKPSESLNWEVKREKGTFSLDLPASKDCSFEAAPAFSVPLKMRNTTESYQCYMSCAVTGNPKPTVTWYRNNISINANSNYYITNTCGVCSMAILKVGSKDSGEYMVVAENALGRVECSTKLAVKGEM, from the exons TGAACATCAAAAAGAGGTCCAAGGTGCCAggagtgatgatcactcagtttGTAGAGGAAGTCCCCGCTGGCATGAGCACCCCAGATTTCACCCGAAAACCCATCGCGCTGACAATTCAAGAAG GAAAGCTGGCCATTTTCAAAGCAATTGTTATCGGCAAACCAGCGCCGACGGTGTCGTGGACGAGAAATGATGGGGAAATCGATCCAGAGAATTACAAAATGGTCTATGACGCTCATTCCGGTGAGCACACTATACAG ATACCGGACGTAGCAGTTGAGCACACCGACATCTACAAGTGTTTTGCCAGAAACGAGTATGGACAAGCTGTCGTTACTGCTGTTCTAAATGTCATTGAGG TTGGCTATAAAAAGAGCAGAGCCTTGCAGCAATCGAGAACAG CTATCCGCGAAATCCCTGAAAACTTCAAGAAGGTCTTAAAAAGCAC AGCCGGCGCGGGACCTAAGCCTGATGTTAAACGAGTTATCGATGACAAGTTTTGGGACCTTTTATTGAGCGCTGATAAAAAAGATTATGAGAATATCTGCAGTGAGTATGGAGTGACCGATTTTCGCTGGATGCTGAAAAAACTAAACGAAAAGAAGCTAGAGAGGGAAGAGGAGCAAGAAAAG GTTGTGGAGAGGCTTTGCAATCTAAGGCACATTGAATTGAACGGTACTGGAGCAGAGTTTGAACTTGAAATGTCCCTCAAAGACCCTACAAGCAAAATCTTCTTGTATAAG GATGGCGTGATGGTTCCTTTTGATGATGATGTAGAGGTTAAACATGCCTTAAAGCAAGTGGGGAAGAAGTTTGTGTTCAGCATCAATGGTATTAATCCAGAGGATGCTGGATTATACCAAGTGGAGATTGATGGAGTCAAGATCTTCTCGACTGAATTAAAAA cggacaatgacccaaacttGGTTGGAAAGAAGAAAGCTCGCAAAACCACACGAGCAGGAGGCGGCGGAGCGGATCTGCTAAAGATCGCTGAGGACCAACAGGCCAAATTACAGAAGGAGAAAGACGAATTGCTCGCCAGGGCCAAGGCGGAAGCTGAAGCTAAAGCTAAGTTAGAAATGGAAGCTAACATTGAAGCAGAGGCTGAATCCAAAACAAGAGAAGAGGTCAAAGCTAAAACAGAAGATAAAACCAAAGCAAGAGGAGAGACTATAGTTCAATATAATACAAATGTTACAACTAAACCAGAAAAAGAAACTAACCTTGAAGATAATGCCATGaatgaaattaaagaaaaaggCGAGACGAAGGTTAAAGCAAAAGGAGAGACTAGAGTTAAAACTAAGGGAGAGGATACGACTACAGAAAAAGCAAAGACAGAAGTTACAACTAAGGCAGAGGATACAACTACAGCAAAAGGAAAGACAGAAGTTACAGCTAAGGCAGATGATGCCACAAAAGCAAAAGGAGAGACTGAAGTTCCAGCTAAAGCAGAGGATAAAACTAAAGCTGAGGGGGACTCTATAACTAAGGTTAAAGCAGTGGATGAAGTTAAAGCAAAACCAGAATCCAAGTCCAAACCAAAGGAGAAAGTAAAGGCGAAAAAAGTGACAGTTGAGAAGAAAGCTCAAATTAAAGATGATGCCAAAACAAAAGCCATTGAAGAACCAGCAATGTCAGAAAAGAAGCAACAGgtagaagaaaaagaagagaaAATTGAAATAGAAAATGAGGAATATGAAGAGGATGAAACggaagaggaagaagaggaagcAGAATTGGAAGAAGAGGAGGCAAAGCCTAAGGCAAACAAGTCACAAGCAAAGAAAGCTGAGGCTACTGCAGATGCCAAAATCACCGATGATACTGAGGAAGAGGAGACCATCTTGGAGAAAAAGAAAAGAGTGAGAAAAGGCCCGCTTGTTCCCGATACCGTTATTG aCACGGGCGTTTTCTTCACCAGTGGTCTGTCTGACATCAACGCCATCCTTGGCACAGAGGCCGAGTTAGTCTGCAAATTAAGCAGTGAGGACTGTAAAGGAATCTGGTTCAAAGATGGCAAAGAG atgaaatcCACAGATGATGTCTCAATTGTTGAAGACGGAAGCTATCGCAAGCTTTTGTTTAAAAACTGTAAAGAAGAAGATTCTGGAAAGTACCGCTTTGAAGCCGATGGCCGTAAAACGGAGGCGATGGTGATCGTTGAAG ATCCCCCGAGAATGAACAAGGATGACCTCAGTGAGTTCTTAAAGCCGGCTATCGTTAAAACCGGAAAGGATGTGGCCTTTAGGATGTCCTTTGTTGGCCGGGAGCCCATGAAAATCCAGTGGTATAACGAAGGCGAAGAGCTGGTGGAGGACACGCGCACCAGAATTGAAAAGTCCTCCACACACACTCGCCTACAGCTGCTCAAGTGCAATCGAAAAACCTCGGGGGAAATAAAGATAAagattaaaaatgaatttggaacTAAAGAGGCGGCCACTCAACTCGTTGTTCTCG ACAAACCAACTCCGCCACTTGGCCCCGTAGACATCATCGAAAGTTCAGCACAATGTATCGAGTTCAAATGGAGGCCTCCCAAAGACAATGGAGGCTCCCTTATAACAGATTACATCCTGGAACGCCAACAAATCGGCCGAAACAGTTGGAAGAAACTGGGCAAAACGGGTCCCGAAGCCAAATTCAGGGACTCGGATGTGGATCACGGAAGAAAATACTGCTATCACATCAGTGCGAAGAACGATCAAGGCATCAGTGATATGATGGAAACAGATGACATTCAAGCAGGAACCAAAG CATACCCCGGACCTCCCACCGGTTTGAAAGTTGTAAGTGCTTTTAAAGACTGCATCAACCTTACATGGTCTGCCCCTTCAAACACTGGTGGGACCAATATTTTGGGATACAATgttgagaaaagaaagaacgGCAGCAACTTGTGGGGCCTTGTCAACGTACCAGATGAGCTTGTCAAAG GAAAAAACTATGCTGCGAAAGACGTAGTTGAAGGCATCGAGTATGAATTCCGCGTGACAGCGATCAATATTTCCGGCGCCGGAGAGCCAAGTGCACCTTCTGAGCTTGTTTTTGCACGGGATCCAAAAA AGCCTCCTGGAAAAGTCAAAGACCTGAAAGTGACGGATTCTACGTACAGCACCTTGTCTCTGAGCTGGACAAAACCAAAGGAAGAAGAAGGGGTCCAGGATGAAGCCAAGGGATATTTTGTGGAGATCAGACCTGCAGAAGACACAGAATGGGGTCGCTGTAACTCTAGCGCCATCATTACGAACTCCTTCACCATAATGGGTCTAAAGTCAATGgccatgtactgggtgagggtgTTAGCCACCAATGAGGGTGGAGATGGTGAACCTCAAGAGTTGGACAACTATATAACTGCAATGCCTCCACCAG TGAAACCTCACTTTACTGACAGAAAAATCAAAAACTTTGTTGTAACGAGAGCTGGCAACTGCACAAGGATCAACTTTAACTTCCAG GCTTCTCCATTACCGACGATTACATGGCTTAAGGATGGTATGCCTCTTCCCAAGCACGTCACAGTGAGCAATACCGATACATCATCGCAGTTAATGATCGCGTCATCTGAGCATCAAGACACTGGGATCTACACTCTGATCTTGAGGAACATCGTTGGTCAGGAGGCATGCACTATTGAAATAAGAGTCACAG ATGACCCCAGGCCTCCAGGTCCAGTGGAGTTAGAAGAGAACGTTTCTGCAACGGTGACCATTTCTTGGACCGCATCtccagatgaaaaaaaagatgACAGGCTGCACTACATGATCACCAAGCGTGACTCTGTCAAGCGCACTTGGCAAACAGTGGCGGACCATCTCTTCAACAACAAGTTCACTGTCATTAATATCTTGCCAGGAAGACAGTACAAGTTCCGTGTCTATGCCAAGAATGACATGGGAACATCTAAACCCTCGGAGTCGCTAAATTGGGAAGTGAAGAGAGAGAAAG